In a genomic window of Candidatus Palauibacter polyketidifaciens:
- a CDS encoding serine hydrolase, whose product MKTRLGTLILPLAAGLACADASRDDASGGTVEMAALDAVFADYSASDGPGCAFAVSRDGQQVMARAYGMANLEWDLPNTPETVFEPGSVSKQFTAAATILLALDGRIDLDDDIREYFPEMPDYGEPITVRMLIHHTSGLRDWGSVAGIHGWARTTRIHTHKHALDIASRQRALNYEPGRYYSYTNTGYNLQAMLVERVTGQTFDEFSQERIFRPLGMTKTQWRDDFTEIVEERSIGYRRGDDDEWHMLMPFENVHGNGGLLTTVGDLLRFTRNLDTGEVGGPEFIRLMHEQGMLDSGRQISYAGGLFVGDYKGVREVQHSGGTAAYRGFLTRFPDHGLAVSVMCNVGEANPGRLARAVADLYLGDAIGEEASEDPAGADVDPARVAALAGGYRDTRTGQFMELTADGASLRMGGGPGAMSLAAMSETEFASPAGVSIVFDAAADGGARPGATMDTPVADDVRIEPVEGFEPTASDLAAYVGAYHSDEAEVTYWVEVEDGGLVLKDRYGDGPSLVPVYPDAFRQGGSTFVFRRDESGRVTQASLSQGRVWDLRFERVQ is encoded by the coding sequence ATGAAGACACGACTCGGGACCCTCATCCTCCCCCTCGCCGCAGGACTCGCCTGCGCGGACGCGAGTCGCGACGATGCGTCCGGGGGGACCGTCGAAATGGCGGCGCTCGACGCCGTATTCGCGGACTACAGCGCTTCGGACGGCCCCGGGTGCGCCTTCGCGGTGTCGCGGGACGGACAGCAGGTCATGGCGCGCGCGTACGGCATGGCGAACCTCGAGTGGGACCTGCCGAACACACCCGAGACCGTGTTCGAGCCGGGCTCCGTCTCGAAACAGTTCACCGCGGCGGCCACGATCCTGCTCGCGCTGGACGGACGCATCGACCTGGACGACGACATCCGGGAGTACTTTCCCGAGATGCCCGACTACGGCGAGCCGATCACGGTGCGCATGCTCATCCATCACACGAGCGGGCTCCGCGACTGGGGGTCGGTCGCGGGCATCCATGGCTGGGCGCGGACGACCCGGATCCACACGCACAAGCACGCGCTCGACATCGCGAGCCGCCAGCGCGCCCTCAACTACGAGCCGGGCCGCTACTACTCCTACACGAACACCGGATACAACCTCCAGGCGATGCTCGTGGAGAGGGTAACCGGACAGACGTTCGACGAGTTCTCGCAGGAGCGGATCTTCCGCCCCCTCGGCATGACGAAAACGCAGTGGCGGGACGATTTCACGGAGATCGTCGAGGAGCGCTCGATCGGATACCGGCGCGGCGACGACGACGAATGGCACATGCTGATGCCGTTCGAAAACGTGCACGGAAACGGCGGTCTGCTCACGACCGTCGGCGACCTTCTCAGGTTCACCCGCAACCTCGACACGGGCGAAGTCGGCGGGCCCGAGTTCATCCGGCTCATGCATGAGCAGGGGATGCTCGACTCGGGGCGGCAGATCAGCTACGCGGGCGGACTCTTCGTCGGCGATTACAAGGGCGTGCGCGAGGTCCAGCATTCCGGAGGAACCGCGGCGTACCGGGGCTTCCTCACCCGCTTCCCCGACCACGGGCTCGCGGTGTCGGTGATGTGCAACGTGGGCGAGGCCAACCCCGGCAGGCTCGCCCGCGCCGTGGCCGACCTCTACCTCGGGGACGCCATCGGCGAGGAAGCGTCGGAGGATCCCGCGGGCGCGGACGTCGACCCGGCCCGCGTCGCCGCTCTCGCCGGCGGATACCGCGACACCCGCACGGGCCAGTTCATGGAGTTGACGGCGGACGGCGCCTCGCTCCGCATGGGCGGAGGGCCGGGCGCGATGTCGCTCGCGGCGATGAGCGAGACCGAGTTCGCCTCACCGGCGGGCGTATCCATCGTCTTCGACGCCGCGGCCGACGGCGGAGCGAGGCCCGGGGCCACGATGGACACGCCGGTCGCCGATGACGTGAGGATCGAGCCCGTCGAGGGGTTCGAGCCCACCGCGTCGGACCTGGCCGCCTACGTGGGCGCGTACCACAGCGACGAGGCGGAAGTCACGTACTGGGTCGAGGTCGAGGACGGCGGCCTCGTATTGAAGGACCGCTACGGGGACGGACCGTCGCTCGTGCCGGTGTATCCCGATGCGTTCAGGCAGGGAGGCAGCACCTTCGTCTTCCGGCGCGACGAGAGCGGGCGGGTCACGCAGGCGAGCCTGAGCCAGGGACGCGTCTGGGATCTGCGCTTCGAACGGGTGCAGTAG
- a CDS encoding DUF3810 family protein, whose protein sequence is MERLRIPNLATYLPVAPSDLLLAAPVAARVLFGLSPAGRVVQAAALGVYAGSALLDWAVRADARRVNFEDAFGFDPLSPPPASEEERMRDVEGLVERLNANYVPLETPRKELAEQVDLCLTDFLAEHTGQRLETSSQVREFMLAQIVFPFALGAADPLTGDVAIFRSTGIFEPHVIAHEFCHRKGYMKEVEAQVLGYFALLHSGEAVLEQSAHCERLDRQLWVLAERDAAAYNDLLAEIGLREELKDAFAVRHPAEGPVSGVVGPMMKNAYNARMKLTGQNGLSDYDEGFTNFLLATERTADS, encoded by the coding sequence ATGGAAAGACTCCGGATCCCCAACCTAGCGACGTACCTGCCGGTCGCGCCTTCCGATCTGCTTCTCGCCGCCCCCGTTGCGGCCCGGGTCCTCTTCGGTCTGAGCCCGGCCGGGCGGGTCGTGCAGGCGGCGGCGCTCGGCGTGTACGCGGGCAGCGCGCTCCTCGACTGGGCGGTTCGGGCGGACGCCCGTCGCGTGAACTTCGAGGACGCGTTCGGCTTCGACCCGCTCTCCCCGCCCCCGGCGTCGGAGGAGGAGCGGATGCGGGACGTCGAAGGTCTCGTCGAGCGGCTGAACGCGAATTATGTGCCGCTGGAGACGCCGCGGAAGGAACTGGCGGAACAGGTCGACCTGTGTCTCACCGATTTTCTTGCGGAGCACACGGGCCAGCGTCTGGAGACGAGTTCGCAGGTCCGGGAGTTCATGCTGGCGCAGATCGTCTTCCCCTTCGCGCTCGGGGCGGCGGACCCCCTGACCGGGGACGTCGCGATCTTCCGGAGCACGGGCATCTTCGAACCCCATGTGATCGCGCACGAGTTCTGCCACCGCAAGGGATACATGAAGGAAGTCGAGGCGCAGGTCCTCGGCTACTTCGCCCTGTTGCATTCGGGTGAGGCCGTCCTCGAGCAGTCGGCCCACTGCGAGCGCCTGGACCGCCAACTCTGGGTGCTGGCGGAGCGGGACGCCGCTGCGTACAACGATCTCCTCGCCGAGATCGGACTTCGGGAGGAGTTGAAGGATGCCTTCGCCGTGCGCCACCCGGCCGAGGGTCCGGTCAGCGGCGTCGTGGGTCCGATGATGAAAAACGCCTACAACGCCCGCATGAAGCTCACGGGGCAGAACGGCCTCTCCGACTACGACGAAGGCTTCACGAACTTCCTCCTCGCGACCGAGCGAACCGCCGACTCGTGA
- the folK gene encoding 2-amino-4-hydroxy-6-hydroxymethyldihydropteridine diphosphokinase yields the protein MNASPRTALLTLGSNIDPERHIVAALEALDELLGIDGASPIYEAEPVGNPGMPRFLNAAVRITTDLSPGELKFEVIRPLERRLGRVRTADPNAPRTIDIDIAAVQGLVLDQEELQLPDPEIPTRAHLAVPLADVAPGFRHPGLGITLGEIAARFRDEPGLAKRDDVRWP from the coding sequence GTGAACGCCTCGCCCCGGACAGCCCTCCTCACGCTCGGCTCGAACATCGATCCGGAGCGGCACATCGTCGCGGCCCTCGAGGCGCTCGACGAACTGCTGGGCATCGACGGAGCCTCGCCCATCTACGAAGCGGAACCGGTCGGGAACCCCGGGATGCCCCGCTTCCTGAACGCGGCGGTGCGCATCACGACCGATCTCTCCCCGGGTGAGTTGAAGTTCGAGGTCATCCGGCCGCTGGAGCGGCGCCTCGGACGCGTCCGCACCGCCGACCCCAACGCCCCCCGCACGATCGACATCGACATCGCCGCCGTGCAGGGCCTGGTCCTCGACCAGGAGGAGCTGCAACTCCCGGACCCGGAGATCCCGACGAGGGCGCATCTGGCGGTGCCCCTCGCCGATGTGGCGCCGGGATTCCGGCATCCCGGGCTGGGAATCACACTGGGTGAGATCGCGGCCCGTTTCCGTGACGAGCCGGGCCTCGCGAAACGCGACGATGTCCGGTGGCCGTGA
- the folB gene encoding dihydroneopterin aldolase, with protein sequence MASDTVIIRDLLVRGIIGVNDWEREKKQDIVINLSLSVDARAAGESDDVADVLNYRTLTKRVIAHVEGAEPYLVEALAHQIARIAIVDFGAVRAKVRVEKPGALRYARSVGVEVERTAADYA encoded by the coding sequence ATGGCGTCCGATACGGTCATCATCCGTGATCTCCTCGTTCGAGGCATCATCGGAGTCAACGACTGGGAGCGCGAGAAGAAACAGGACATCGTGATCAACCTCTCCCTCTCCGTGGACGCCCGGGCCGCGGGCGAGTCCGATGACGTCGCGGACGTGCTGAACTACCGGACGCTGACGAAGCGCGTCATCGCGCACGTTGAAGGGGCCGAGCCGTATCTCGTCGAAGCCCTCGCGCACCAGATCGCACGGATCGCGATCGTCGATTTCGGCGCCGTGCGGGCGAAGGTCCGCGTGGAGAAGCCCGGCGCGCTGCGCTACGCGCGCTCGGTGGGGGTCGAAGTCGAACGGACGGCGGCGGACTACGCGTGA
- a CDS encoding SDR family oxidoreductase, translating into MRLKGAVALVTGGARRLGRALSLGLAEAGCDVFIHYRSSAEAADHTANEVRALGRRAATAAADLSRPEQIDNLFDAFDAAFARLDILVNSAASFERTPFDEVTVAEWDAAQALNLRAPFLMTQRAALRMRAVPDRRGTQGEPLAPGVILNMSDMAAVAAWKGFAPHGVSKAGLLHLTALTARELGAEVRANAIVPGPILPPPGETAEDEAWREKGRRIPLGRTGDPEYVAHAARFLAENDYVTGATIYVDGGEHLLTGRRV; encoded by the coding sequence GTGAGACTCAAGGGTGCCGTCGCACTCGTGACGGGGGGCGCACGCCGGCTGGGCCGCGCGCTGTCGCTGGGTCTGGCGGAGGCGGGATGCGACGTCTTCATCCACTACCGGAGCTCGGCCGAGGCGGCCGACCACACGGCGAACGAGGTGCGGGCCCTGGGGCGGCGGGCGGCGACGGCCGCGGCGGACCTGTCACGTCCGGAGCAGATCGACAACCTGTTCGACGCGTTCGACGCGGCGTTCGCACGTCTCGACATCCTGGTGAACTCCGCCGCGAGCTTCGAGCGCACCCCCTTCGACGAAGTGACGGTCGCCGAGTGGGACGCCGCGCAAGCGCTCAACCTGCGCGCTCCCTTCCTCATGACGCAGCGGGCCGCCCTCCGGATGCGGGCCGTGCCCGACCGGCGCGGAACCCAGGGGGAACCTCTGGCGCCCGGCGTCATACTCAACATGTCGGACATGGCGGCGGTCGCAGCCTGGAAGGGGTTTGCGCCGCACGGGGTCAGCAAGGCGGGACTTCTGCACCTGACGGCGCTCACGGCCCGCGAACTGGGCGCGGAGGTGCGCGCGAACGCGATCGTCCCCGGCCCGATCCTTCCGCCTCCCGGCGAGACGGCGGAGGACGAGGCCTGGCGGGAGAAGGGTCGGAGGATTCCGCTCGGTCGGACGGGCGATCCGGAGTACGTGGCACACGCGGCGCGGTTCCTGGCCGAGAACGACTATGTGACGGGAGCGACGATCTACGTGGACGGCGGCGAACATCTGCTGACGGGAAGACGGGTCTGA
- a CDS encoding NADPH:quinone reductase: protein MKAIWYETTGPAPEVLRFGRQEAPVPGAGEVRVRLAASGVNPSDTKRRAGWIGLSMPHPRIVPHSDGAGTIDAVGAEVDGSRVGERVWLWNAQSGGRPFGTAAEYTAVPAAQAVPLPDNASFADGAGLGVPGCTAHYAVYGDGPVGGKRILVQGGAGAVGHLAVQLATLGGAEVIATVSSAAKAEVGRGGGARHAIDYRREDVAGRVLDLTDGKGVDRIIEVDLAANLETDVAVLRENGTIASYSSTSGPELPLAYYPLAFKDLRIHFLQGYLLPAAARRAAVRDLTTWLAAGQLDVRIAATFPLAETASAHEALESGRADGKILVEL, encoded by the coding sequence GTGAAAGCGATCTGGTATGAGACGACCGGCCCCGCGCCGGAGGTGCTCCGGTTCGGGCGGCAGGAAGCACCCGTGCCGGGGGCGGGAGAAGTTCGGGTGCGGCTGGCCGCCTCTGGTGTGAATCCGTCGGACACCAAGCGGAGGGCCGGCTGGATCGGTCTGTCGATGCCTCACCCGCGCATCGTCCCGCATTCCGACGGGGCGGGAACGATCGATGCGGTGGGGGCGGAGGTGGACGGGTCTCGCGTCGGCGAGCGCGTCTGGCTGTGGAATGCCCAGAGCGGTGGCCGTCCGTTCGGGACGGCGGCGGAGTACACGGCGGTGCCGGCCGCGCAGGCCGTGCCGTTGCCGGACAATGCCTCCTTCGCGGACGGGGCGGGCCTCGGAGTGCCCGGCTGTACGGCGCACTACGCCGTGTACGGGGACGGACCGGTGGGCGGGAAGCGGATCCTCGTGCAGGGAGGCGCCGGGGCCGTCGGCCATCTGGCGGTGCAACTGGCCACTCTGGGCGGCGCCGAGGTCATCGCCACGGTGAGCAGCGCCGCCAAGGCGGAGGTCGGGCGGGGCGGCGGCGCGAGACATGCGATCGACTACCGGCGGGAGGACGTTGCCGGCCGGGTCCTCGACCTCACGGATGGGAAAGGCGTGGACCGCATCATCGAGGTGGACCTCGCCGCGAACCTCGAGACGGACGTCGCGGTTCTGCGGGAGAACGGAACCATCGCCTCGTACTCGTCAACCTCCGGCCCGGAACTGCCGCTCGCCTACTATCCGCTCGCCTTCAAGGACCTGCGCATCCATTTTCTGCAGGGCTACCTGCTGCCCGCCGCCGCCCGCCGCGCCGCGGTCCGGGATCTCACGACCTGGCTCGCGGCCGGACAACTCGACGTGCGGATCGCCGCCACCTTCCCCCTCGCGGAGACGGCGTCCGCACACGAGGCCCTCGAGTCCGGCCGCGCGGACGGGAAGATCCTCGTCGAGCTCTGA
- a CDS encoding cation:proton antiporter: protein MNLQDPALTFALAVTAGVVAQSVARHARVPGILFLLATGILLGPAFANIVRPDTLGGGLNPIVGLAVAVILFEGALQLNLDRLRREAVTIRRLITLGALVTIAGATVTAMLALGWSLRIALLFGALVSVTGPTVINPLTRRIRLRNNLRTILEAEGVLIDPVGAILAVVAFELALASTAGDVGAGFLGLLTRLGLGSVIGVAGGFIIGGLLRMRRAIPSDLRNIFTLACVLALYQGSHAILPESGIMTVAIAGLVVGNMGPRHARELVEFKEQLTFLLVGLLFVLLSAAVDLGDVRALGVGGIVTVIVLVAVVRPLCVLLCTWGAGLSRNEQAFLAWLAPRGIVAFAVSSLFAAELAHSGMEVEGNQLRAMVFLVIAVTVVVLGGTGGLMARLLGVRKPSNHGFAVVGANPIGRALARTLRLARRGDAPIVLIDTNPTEAGAAESDGFRVVLGNANESRALLKAGVESRRALVALTPNEGVNLLIAKRVGESCPGVSRLVAIDPLTPGVGPEQVEEGGASVLFGLGIDYERWAHNFRRDRVEIEPLIFEGLAGLRIPQIDALADRRLPALALVHRRGKREQPVSSDTTLKPGDVVWFGWLRGQAEIVEPRLARAGFRRPDVESPEDGGGTAEENIPGAGGTPFVDGPDSDR from the coding sequence GTGAACCTCCAGGATCCGGCGCTCACCTTCGCCCTCGCCGTCACCGCGGGCGTCGTTGCGCAGTCGGTCGCGCGACACGCACGCGTACCCGGCATCCTCTTCCTGCTCGCGACCGGCATCCTCCTCGGGCCGGCCTTCGCCAACATCGTGCGGCCCGACACGCTGGGGGGAGGCCTCAACCCCATCGTCGGGCTGGCCGTCGCGGTGATCCTCTTCGAGGGCGCGCTGCAACTCAACCTCGACCGGCTGCGGCGCGAGGCGGTGACGATCCGCCGCCTGATCACGCTCGGCGCGCTCGTCACGATCGCAGGGGCCACCGTCACGGCGATGCTCGCGCTGGGCTGGAGCCTCCGCATCGCGTTGCTGTTCGGGGCGCTCGTCTCGGTCACGGGTCCGACGGTGATCAACCCGCTCACGCGGCGGATTCGCCTGCGAAACAACCTGCGGACGATCCTCGAGGCGGAGGGCGTGCTCATAGATCCGGTCGGCGCGATCCTCGCGGTCGTCGCGTTCGAGTTGGCGCTCGCGTCGACGGCGGGCGACGTGGGGGCCGGTTTCCTCGGCCTCCTCACGCGCCTGGGCCTCGGCTCCGTCATCGGCGTGGCCGGAGGGTTCATCATCGGAGGACTATTGAGGATGCGGCGCGCGATCCCCTCCGATCTTCGGAACATCTTCACGCTCGCCTGCGTCCTCGCGCTCTACCAGGGTTCGCACGCCATCCTGCCCGAGAGCGGCATCATGACCGTCGCGATCGCCGGCCTCGTCGTCGGCAACATGGGGCCCCGGCACGCGCGCGAACTCGTCGAGTTCAAGGAGCAGCTCACCTTCCTGCTCGTGGGGCTCCTCTTCGTCCTCCTGTCGGCGGCGGTGGACCTCGGCGACGTGCGCGCGCTGGGGGTGGGCGGGATCGTGACCGTGATCGTCCTCGTCGCCGTCGTCCGTCCCCTCTGTGTTCTCCTCTGCACCTGGGGCGCCGGCCTCAGCCGCAACGAGCAGGCGTTCCTCGCCTGGCTCGCCCCGCGCGGGATCGTCGCCTTCGCCGTCTCGTCGCTGTTCGCGGCGGAACTCGCGCACAGCGGGATGGAGGTGGAAGGCAACCAGCTGCGGGCGATGGTCTTCCTCGTCATCGCCGTCACCGTCGTCGTCCTCGGCGGGACCGGCGGGCTCATGGCGCGTCTGCTGGGGGTACGGAAACCGTCCAACCACGGGTTCGCCGTCGTCGGGGCGAATCCCATCGGACGCGCGCTCGCCCGAACCCTGCGCCTCGCCCGCCGCGGGGATGCACCCATCGTTCTCATCGACACGAACCCGACGGAAGCGGGGGCGGCGGAGAGCGACGGCTTTCGCGTCGTGCTCGGTAACGCGAACGAGTCGCGCGCGCTCCTGAAGGCGGGGGTCGAATCGCGCCGCGCCCTCGTCGCCCTCACGCCGAACGAAGGCGTGAACCTGCTCATTGCCAAACGGGTCGGGGAAAGCTGCCCGGGCGTGAGCCGCCTCGTGGCCATCGATCCGCTCACGCCGGGAGTCGGACCCGAGCAGGTCGAGGAGGGCGGCGCCTCGGTACTGTTCGGGCTCGGGATCGACTACGAGCGCTGGGCGCACAACTTCCGGCGGGACCGCGTGGAGATCGAACCTCTCATCTTCGAGGGCCTCGCCGGGCTGCGCATCCCCCAGATCGACGCGCTCGCCGACCGCCGGCTCCCCGCCCTCGCCCTCGTGCATCGCCGCGGCAAGCGCGAACAGCCGGTGTCGAGCGACACGACGCTGAAGCCCGGCGACGTCGTCTGGTTCGGCTGGCTGCGCGGACAGGCGGAAATCGTCGAACCGCGTCTCGCCCGGGCCGGATTCCGCCGCCCGGACGTCGAGAGCCCGGAGGACGGCGGCGGGACGGCGGAGGAAAACATCCCCGGCGCCGGTGGCACACCGTTCGTTGACGGGCCAGATTCGGACCGATGA
- a CDS encoding amidohydrolase family protein, protein MAAIDRRDFMRGAALAGAGLALGCDADDRRAAPATATGDEAGTATAPPLLIDRASVFDVRAGAMRPDTSVLIRDGRIEAVAPGAELNADSDAAAGAARIDGAGLFVLPGLIDAHVHVTHILYQSHMTGDEVLPFYLGHGVTSIRSTGDNVPAQRLIERYAEDHPEISPNLFRCSFLIDGNPPWHPDVGWYLATPADVDPFVADMAAWGVKTLKLYVGVTREVGRRVIEVGHEHGLVVSGHLLDYHTADAVTDGLDCVEHIYTVSNFLLDDPDDRHSINLDSDEARRLIDVIAEHGARVDPTLMVFWGTLLFMDLPEVYGHPDHDPMPARLKAFWDKDRARRSLDWGASPISVREGTWEKYLRLTGMLHEAGVQLLVGTDAPEPQVAPGASLHHEMEFLVEAGMPAREVLSAATLENARILKEEESRGAVEAGLEADLVLLEADPLEDIRNTRRIRTVVRGGRALDPAEILAAAPAE, encoded by the coding sequence GTGGCCGCCATCGATCGCCGCGACTTCATGCGGGGCGCCGCGCTGGCGGGCGCCGGGCTCGCACTCGGCTGCGATGCGGACGACCGGCGGGCGGCACCGGCGACGGCGACCGGCGACGAGGCCGGAACGGCGACGGCTCCCCCCCTGCTCATCGACCGGGCCAGCGTCTTCGACGTCCGGGCCGGCGCCATGCGCCCGGACACGAGCGTCCTCATCCGGGACGGCCGGATCGAAGCCGTCGCCCCCGGCGCGGAGTTGAACGCGGATTCCGACGCCGCCGCGGGCGCGGCGCGCATCGACGGGGCCGGCCTCTTCGTCCTCCCCGGACTCATCGACGCGCACGTCCACGTCACCCACATCCTCTACCAGTCACACATGACCGGCGACGAGGTCCTTCCCTTCTACCTCGGACACGGGGTCACGTCGATCCGGAGCACGGGAGACAACGTCCCGGCTCAGCGCCTTATCGAACGCTACGCCGAGGACCACCCGGAGATCTCTCCGAACCTCTTCCGGTGCAGCTTCCTCATCGACGGCAACCCGCCCTGGCATCCCGATGTCGGCTGGTACCTGGCGACGCCCGCCGACGTGGACCCCTTCGTGGCCGACATGGCGGCGTGGGGCGTGAAGACGCTCAAGCTGTATGTCGGCGTCACGCGCGAGGTCGGGCGCCGCGTGATCGAGGTCGGCCACGAACACGGTCTCGTCGTGAGCGGGCACCTCCTCGACTATCACACGGCGGACGCCGTCACCGACGGACTCGACTGCGTCGAGCACATCTATACGGTGTCCAACTTCCTCCTCGACGACCCCGACGACCGCCATTCGATCAACCTCGACTCGGACGAGGCGCGCCGCCTCATCGACGTCATCGCCGAACACGGCGCGCGCGTCGACCCGACGCTCATGGTCTTCTGGGGCACGCTCCTCTTCATGGATCTGCCCGAAGTCTACGGACACCCCGACCACGACCCCATGCCGGCCCGCCTCAAGGCGTTCTGGGACAAGGACCGGGCGCGGCGCAGTCTGGACTGGGGCGCGTCGCCCATCTCCGTGCGCGAGGGGACGTGGGAAAAATACCTGCGGCTCACCGGCATGCTGCATGAAGCCGGCGTGCAGTTGCTCGTCGGGACCGACGCCCCGGAGCCGCAAGTCGCGCCGGGCGCCTCGCTGCACCACGAGATGGAGTTTCTCGTCGAAGCCGGCATGCCGGCACGCGAAGTCCTGTCCGCCGCCACGCTCGAGAACGCGCGGATTCTGAAGGAAGAGGAGAGCCGCGGGGCCGTCGAGGCGGGACTGGAGGCCGATCTCGTACTGCTCGAAGCAGACCCTCTCGAGGACATCCGCAACACGAGACGCATTCGGACCGTCGTGCGCGGCGGACGCGCCCTCGACCCCGCCGAGATCCTGGCCGCCGCACCGGCCGAGTAG
- a CDS encoding serine hydrolase domain-containing protein has protein sequence MKTPLWTLILPTAAGLACAGANPGGPSEGAPELTALDAIFADYAGSEGPGCAFAVSRDGQQVMSRAYGMADLEWRVPNTPGTVFEPGSVSKQFAAAATILLALDGRIDLDDDIRAYFPEMPDYGEAVTVRMLIHHTSGLRDWGSVAAIQGWPRWSRVHSHKHALDIASRQRALNYEPGRYYSYTNTGYNLQAMLIERVTGQTFDEFSQERIFRPLGMTKTQWRDDFTEIVDERSVGYRRGEDGEWHMLMPFENVHGNGGLLTTVGDLLRFTHNLDTGEVGGPEFVRLMHEEGTLDSGWKTGYAGGLRVGEYKGVREVSHGGSTAAYRAFLTRYPDHGVAVSLMCNVAEADSRGLVHQVAELYLADAMTEEPRADAGGADVDPADVAAFAGGYRDTRTGQYLELTADGSSLLMSGGPGGPPLAATSATGFASATGVSIAFEGPANAGERPAGILNMPAADGVRIEPVGAFEPTSADLADYVGAYHSEEAEVTYWFAVEDGRLVFRDRYGDGAALDPLYPDAFGRESGTIIFRRDATGRVTQASLSEGRVWDLRFERVQ, from the coding sequence ATGAAGACACCGCTCTGGACACTGATCCTTCCGACCGCCGCGGGACTCGCCTGCGCGGGCGCGAACCCGGGAGGCCCTTCGGAGGGCGCTCCCGAACTGACGGCCCTCGACGCGATCTTCGCGGATTACGCCGGCTCCGAGGGGCCCGGGTGCGCATTCGCCGTTTCGCGGGACGGGCAACAGGTCATGTCGCGCGCGTACGGGATGGCGGATCTGGAGTGGCGCGTTCCGAACACGCCGGGGACGGTGTTCGAGCCCGGCTCCGTCTCGAAGCAGTTCGCCGCCGCGGCCACGATTCTGCTCGCGCTGGATGGACGGATCGATCTGGATGACGACATCCGGGCGTACTTTCCGGAGATGCCCGACTACGGCGAAGCCGTCACCGTGCGGATGCTGATCCACCACACGAGCGGTCTTCGGGACTGGGGCTCGGTCGCCGCCATTCAGGGCTGGCCGCGCTGGAGCCGGGTCCACTCACACAAGCACGCGCTCGACATCGCGAGCCGTCAGCGCGCCCTGAACTACGAGCCGGGCCGCTACTACTCGTACACGAACACCGGATACAACCTCCAGGCGATGCTCATCGAGCGGGTCACGGGCCAGACCTTCGACGAGTTTTCGCAGGAGCGGATCTTTCGCCCCCTCGGCATGACGAAGACGCAGTGGCGGGACGATTTCACCGAGATCGTGGACGAGCGCTCCGTCGGTTACCGGCGCGGAGAGGACGGCGAATGGCACATGCTGATGCCGTTCGAGAACGTCCACGGCAACGGCGGTCTGCTCACGACCGTGGGGGACCTCCTCCGCTTCACACATAATCTGGATACGGGCGAGGTCGGCGGGCCGGAATTCGTCCGTCTCATGCACGAGGAGGGCACGCTCGACTCGGGGTGGAAGACCGGCTATGCGGGCGGGCTGCGCGTGGGAGAATACAAGGGCGTGCGCGAGGTCTCGCACGGCGGTTCGACGGCCGCGTACCGGGCTTTCCTCACACGCTATCCGGATCACGGTGTGGCGGTGTCCCTGATGTGCAACGTGGCCGAGGCCGACTCGCGCGGACTCGTCCACCAGGTGGCGGAACTCTACCTCGCGGACGCCATGACCGAGGAGCCTCGGGCCGATGCGGGAGGGGCGGATGTCGATCCCGCGGACGTCGCCGCCTTCGCCGGCGGATACCGGGACACGCGAACGGGACAGTATCTCGAGCTGACCGCGGACGGTTCATCCCTGCTCATGAGCGGAGGACCCGGCGGGCCGCCGCTCGCGGCCACCAGCGCAACCGGGTTCGCCTCGGCGACCGGCGTATCCATCGCGTTCGAAGGTCCGGCGAACGCCGGCGAACGACCCGCAGGCATCCTGAACATGCCCGCGGCGGATGGCGTGCGGATCGAGCCCGTCGGCGCGTTCGAACCGACCTCGGCCGACCTGGCGGATTACGTCGGAGCCTACCACAGCGAAGAAGCCGAGGTGACGTACTGGTTCGCAGTCGAGGACGGGCGTCTCGTGTTCCGGGACCGGTACGGGGACGGCGCGGCTCTCGATCCCCTGTATCCCGACGCGTTCGGGCGAGAGTCCGGCACGATCATCTTCCGCCGGGATGCGACGGGACGGGTCACGCAGGCAAGTCTGAGCGAGGGGCGGGTCTGGGATCTCCGCTTCGAGCGGGTGCAATAG